ATAAACTGAGAAACTCCTCTACTACTAAACCAGGATTGTTTAAACATTCCTTGCCAGTAAATCTTACAGTTACCAGTCCTTGTTTTAATAACAAGCGATCTCTCAAATAATCTCGTTTAACCGTCTCACTCTCGTTATGATGTTTACCATCTACTTCTAATATTATAGCTTTCCCATTATTATAGACAAGAAAATCTACCTCTACTGCTCCATTAAAAAAAGTATCGTTAGAGACGTGGGAAAAATTACCAAATTTCCCCTTAGTATTAACGAAAAAGAGTACGTTGTTTTTATCTAATTCTTGTGCGATTTTCTTTTCAGCAGTAGATCTAAACTGAAAACTTCCCCAATAACTATTCTCTTCATAATGAGTATTATAAGGAACGATTGAAGATGGTTGATCAAACATAGTCTCAATTTTTTGTTTATATGTTTCGTCATAAAAAAGTCGCCACCAGTGTGGAGTTCCATGACCATCTTTTTGGTGGGCATAAGCTAAATGAAGGTTATCCTTTATTTCTAGATAAAACCCAGGACGAGTTCTGTTGTAAAGCCATTTCTTTATTTTAGTTCGCAGTTGCCTTTTTTGAACTTCTTGAACACTACTTAAATCTAAGAGAAGATCTAATAACTTAGCTGTTTGCACTTCAACCAAATGGCGAAGCTTACCCCCAATAGGTACTATTCCATCTTGGTGCGAATGTTCTTTTCCAGCGAATGTAAAAGATTCGGTTTGATTAGGCATTATCTACGTTCCTTGAAATCTAACTATTTTTAACAACAGTGACTGAGATGGTAATTTCGGAAAAATTTAAGATTTTTTTAAGTTTTTATTCACTAGTTCTTTTTGTAACATCTTATTAAAGGCTAACAGGCTCTGTTTTGCTGGTTCTTGGTTACTCTGATAAAAATAACCAATTTGTAATTTTTTGCTATTTTTGTAGGTTTTTTGGAGAAAAACGGCAACTTTTAATTTAGAATATAATTAGTCATCCCCTGTTTAGCTAAGAAAAACAGGAAAGGTAAAAATAACTACTCATTCGAGGATGCTACAATGAACCGTGAAGATATTGTTAATTACTTAAAGCAATCTTATCAAGAAGGTGCTAAGTTTTATATTCAAAAAACAGCAGATTATCAATCTAAAACAGGGATAAGAAGATTAAAAACAATCAATAACTTAAAGGTTATTGACTTTACCCCTGAAATATTTGACAGTCCAGAAGGAGATATATTTATTGACTATTTATTAGCAGCTGAAAAATCTGGATCTAGAATTTTTGTTTCCAAGCCCGATAAATCTCTTAAAAGAGTCAATTTCACGCCTGCTTTAGTTAATTTAGCTTAAACTATAATATTAATTAATGAGTCAAGAAACAGGAGAAAGTGAATCTCTTGGCAATACCAGTAGTCAACAAGAGATTCAAAGTATATCAAATAAAATTGAGCGGGAAATTACTCCAGAAGAAAAAATAGATTTAGCTGATGAACTGGATATAAGGAGAGAGGACACCAGATCAATATTAGCTAAAACAATGATTTGGATTTTAGGCGGTACTTATTTATTATCTGTTGTAGTATCGGGGCTGGTTTTGTTTGTGCCCGTAGAAAAAGAGGAAGAAAGGACAGAAAGATTTACTTACTCAAAAGATGTTTTTACGTTACTGATAACTAATCAGGTTGGTTTAATTGGCGCAGTTTTAGGCTTTTACTTCGGAAGTAGTCGTAGTAAAAAATAAGTTTAAATCTTGTCAGTATATCTTAATTTCCCATACAAGCATCAGCTACTCTCCCAAAATTACCTTGTCTTAATAAGAAATCAGTCCTAACAAAACCACCTATTTTTTCCTCACGTAAATAAACACTATACCACTCACAACCATAAGAATCTACTCTTACTACCTCTTCCTGAACGCACTGACTACACCACCATACTTCAGTCCCATCAGGTACAGTTTTAACAATATCGTATTCTGTTCCAGGACCAGTTCTGATATTGACTGCACCTTGATTATTACCAGTACTAATGATAAGTGGATCTTCAATAGTCGCTAAAACTTTGTTGCTCAAAGTAAG
The Gloeocapsa sp. DLM2.Bin57 genome window above contains:
- a CDS encoding DUF559 domain-containing protein, producing MPNQTESFTFAGKEHSHQDGIVPIGGKLRHLVEVQTAKLLDLLLDLSSVQEVQKRQLRTKIKKWLYNRTRPGFYLEIKDNLHLAYAHQKDGHGTPHWWRLFYDETYKQKIETMFDQPSSIVPYNTHYEENSYWGSFQFRSTAEKKIAQELDKNNVLFFVNTKGKFGNFSHVSNDTFFNGAVEVDFLVYNNGKAIILEVDGKHHNESETVKRDYLRDRLLLKQGLVTVRFTGKECLNNPGLVVEEFLSL
- a CDS encoding SH3 domain-containing protein, with product MRYFVKLLVFSLFVFPLNLTLSNKVLATIEDPLIISTGNNQGAVNIRTGPGTEYDIVKTVPDGTEVWWCSQCVQEEVVRVDSYGCEWYSVYLREEKIGGFVRTDFLLRQGNFGRVADACMGN